From the Microplitis mediator isolate UGA2020A chromosome 6, iyMicMedi2.1, whole genome shotgun sequence genome, one window contains:
- the LOC130669534 gene encoding protein virilizer: MDNIELIFFDTFSHDIAGELNLDLVQFIKPVYISEIRIIPLGARVQADFPGGVRLGATNPSQFEIEFFVNNYSKPGSPTFESLGGLEYKQNVNIQLECEKKQILTDGLILKGWYTTITLAVYGSLNKTITIPPEVPPPAPPVAEVPAEIPEPEPKPSTSQTVEQQPDWYFENHSQAPATFTAPEPPATSPTPAAQPAPVTVESPVKTLVNEPDKSEPKQWTEETPEETPKPIKRPSSPPAESLVSLSPESISAEEEEAEREAEEMVTEAIEPFEPILSDEELMTDDLPPTAAEFTCDIPEDIHMIEPPDLLNIEKLPEGLKKDNADNSEKIREIIRSVAKSVINFNNVTGQEKEVFVHNCETLCVLLGSSFHPDNDDLQDITEIVNAGLDMELARAQPQPAYKVRHVKVGVRLAEAASALEEGADILLKVQAPHKLLTLCTRENVALPVKLAALRALDAALISPKIVEEFLKSDNNLYKLTLLMLDEAKLARLKYALVSLLRKIHVYELLSEINQVGLKEITLVELTQAYVCAPTLMAQPKRQLPARMQMEFEREHNRNPRKHLISYFHHYGLIRRIFFALVSPDSTESLIKATRKFLSHLADTGDGLWYLFKESEVTRSILKAIRYEKPGLGAVIAWRLQVVQCLALLKNPSTQDWLVIKKLHSFLTFPEGLRAIIKVLSIDSFIDILIPLLSNRDLSEFAAELITTMVRYSDEVEVLQSRAGALIEEARSQVILRDVMSHLTVAALATNWNHGDVSSLVTTIRKYADKAPSLPGELITACRILHHLIFPSSSDMDPMEAYIELKHRNALTQLFAADGLTALIAVMNKLTNFYQQPYVYRAAFTGRRGILLISILLPCVKLTHALLERLVKCMATEFKDLTPVVPLLGVYALVDAIPNSSQSTRLLADEVAETLLLFTRAVDSDGAGNVAKSLWTQMLGEVLKMISSSPCNFIPGLKLFSRLLPPILYLEDTAENEDTLRALGLRKLWSAHLQAQAVNLAETLRLLCASWNETLLTLLSTVCKQLSDLAAPTALLVGRCLLDRILAASPLENHRPTLVLLSDLALHAPVKATLLTLLSPTSRAQVKSDQKYIPVVDMMCSALKNTTDKNVQIEILDIFKTLCDHTLSIMQEEHIESFEIRLTHSVPSKEPLLSIITALIDILANATKYSSDVLENTLRILLSLTHHNYGLYHVKSCLENNLGTLKSFLEHVATVENAEDEDKKVNPTLTVTFLESLITCGKFERRSLYLRLSQLATLIMWDKNETHPLEKISGTAELVNDLKAAVENKDEKEPIPEMLEPLLPTPDALLNQFSQRSIKRSRSPIPRARKRFSGTGSLENNNTVDLIALATELLPADFNLITATQMLCSKTLSKDILESGQTKEENSRDTRELQKPPTVPTAKTKMPFVSPMRGRAQFVSSRGGLTSGGVGRGADPFRSRPPNTSRPPSLHVDDFVALETCGAQPTGPTGYNKLSVRGTCPPRGVITGPRCRPWMEPRPPYMR, from the exons atggATAATATTGAGTTAATCTTTTTTGACACATTCTCACACGACATAGCTGGg GAACTTAATTTGGACCTCGTGCAATTTATAAAACCAGTTTACATTAGTGAAATAAGGATAATTCCTCTTGGAGCCAGAGTTCAAGCCGATTTTCCCGGGGGTGTACGACTggg aGCAACAAATCCGTCGCAGTTTGAAATAGAATTCTTCGTAAATAATTACAGCAAGCCCGGCTCTCCCACCTTTGAATCATTGGGCGGATTAGAATACAAACAAAATGTCAATATTCAGTTGGAGTGCGAGAAAAAGCAAATACTGACAGACGGTTTAATACTCAAGGGCTGGTACACGACAATAACATTAGCGGTGTACGGAAGTCTcaataaaacaataacaattCCACCAGAAGTTCCACCTCCAGCACCACCGGTGGCTGAAGTACCGGCTGAGATTCCTGAGCCAGAGCCTAAACCTTCTACTTCACAAACTGTTGAGCAGCAACCTGACTGGTACTTTGAGAATCACTCACAAGCTCCTGCTACTTTTACTGCACCAGAACCACCAGCAACGAGTCCAACTCCAGCTGCCCAACCGGCTCCAGTGACAGTCGAATCTCCTGTTAAGACTTTGGTTAATGAACCGGACAAAAGTGAACCGAAGCAGTGGACTGAAGAAACACCGGAAGAGACACCGAAGCCAATAAAAAGACCGTCGTCACCACCTGCAGAGTCTCTAGTGTCTCTTAGTCCAGAATCCATATCCGCTGAAGAGGAAGAAGCAGAACGTGAAGCAGAAGAAATGGTAACTGAAGCTATCGAACCTTTCGAACCAATTCTTTCAGACGAAGAATTAATGACAGATGATTTGCCACCAACGGCAGCTGAGTTTACTTGCGATATTCCTGAAGATATTCACATGATCGAGCCGCCAGATCTGCTGAATATTGAAAAACTTCcagaaggattaaaaaaagacaatgCTGACAACTCGGAAAAGATTCGTGAAATAATAAGATCTGTTGCTAaatctgttattaattttaataacgtaACTGGACAAGAAAAAGAAGTTTTTGTGCATAATTGTGAGACTCTTTGTGTTTTACTTGGATCGTCTTTTCACCCAGACAATGACGACCTACAGGACATCACTGAGATTGTTAATGCTGGTCTAGACATGGAACTTGCACGCGCACAACCTCAACCCGCTTACAAAGTTCGACATGTCAAGGTAGGAGTAAGATTAGCTGAAGCAGCAAGCGCTCTTGAAGAAGGTGCTGATATTCTTTTGAAAGTTCAAGCGCCGCATAAACTTTTGACACTCTGTACACGTGAAAATGTCGCTTTGCCAGTTAAATTGGCAGCTCTGAGAGCACTCGACGCCGCTTTAATAAGTCCGAAGATTGttgaagaatttttaaaatcagataataatttatacaaacttaCTCTGTTGATGTTGGATGAAGCTAAACTAGCAAGGTTGAAATACGCCCTAGTTTCTTTGCTAAGAAAAATTCACGTCTACGAGTTACTGTCAGAAATAAATCAAGTTGGACTCAAGGAAATTACGCTGGTCGAATTAACTCAAGCGTATGTCTGCGCTCCGACGCTCATGGCTCAACCGAAAAGACAATTACCAGCTAGAATGCAAATGGAATTCGAGCGAGAGCACAACAGAAATCCTCGTAAACATTTGATATCTTATTTCCATCACTACGGTTTAATTCGTAGAATTTTCTTTGCTCTAGTGTCTCCAGACTCAACAGAAAGTCTCATCAAAGCcacgagaaaatttttaagtcacCTAGCCGACACCGGAGATGGACTTTGGTATCTTTTCAAGGAGTCAGAAGTCACTAGGTCGATATTAAAAGCTATAAGATACGAAAAACCAGGACTGGGTGCTGTGATCGCATGGCGACTTCAAGTAGTCCAGTGTCTTGCACTCCTAAAAAATCCATCAACACAAGACTGGCTGGTTATAAAAAAACTCCATTCATTTCTCACATTTCCCGAGGGCTTGCGAGCCATCATAAAAGTTTTATCAATAGATTCTTTTATTGACATCTTAATTCCTCTGCTATCAAATCGTGACTTGTCAGAATTTGCGGCTGAGTTAATAACGACCATGGTTCGTTATTCGGACGAAGTAGAAGTCCTGCAAAGTCGTGCTGGAGCTCTGATAGAAGAAGCGAGAAGTCAAGTAATACTTCGTGATGTAATGTCTCATTTAACAGTTGCAGCACTAGCTACCAATTGGAATCACGGAGATGTCTCTTCACTTGTAACAACAATAAGAAAATACGCTGACAAAGCGCCATCACTTCCTGGTGAACTTATAACTGCATGCAGAATCTTACATCACTTGATATTTCCTTCAAGCAGTGACATGGATCCAATGGAAGCGTACATCGAATTGAAGCACAGAAATGCTTTGACTCAACTATTCGCTGCTGATGGATTGACGGCGTTGATCGcagtaatgaataaattaacaaatttttatcagcagCCTTACGTATATCGGGCAGCGTTTACTGGTCGCCGAGGAATATTACTGATATCTATATTACTTCCGTGTGTTAAATTAACTCACGCATTATTAGAGCGACTGGTAAAATGTATGGCAACTGAATTTAAAGATCTGACTCCTGTTGTACCACTTCTAGGAGTTTATGCTCTAGTAGACGCGATACCAAATTCTAGTCAATCGACCCGACTACTTGCCGACGAAGTCGCTGAGACTCTGCTACTATTCACCCGAGCGGTAGATTCCGACGGTGCTGGCAACGTCGCCAAGTCTCTTTGGACTCAAATGCTCGGTGAAGTGCTCAAGATGATTTCCTCCAGtccgtgtaattttattcctggtttaaaattattttcccgGCTATTGCCGCCAATTTTATATCTTGAAGATACAGCTGAGAATGAAGATACACTGCGCGCTCTTGGGTTACGTAAATTATGGTCAGCTCATCTTCAAGCACAAGCAGTAAATCTTGCTGAGACTTTGAGATTACTGTGTGCCAGTTGGAATGAAACTTTACTGACATTATTGTCTACTGTTTGTAAACAACTGAGTGATTTAGCAGCACCCACAGCACTACTTGTTGGTAGATGTCTTCTTGATAGAATATTAGCAGCATCACCACTAGAGAATCACAGGCCGACACTGGTACTGCTCAGTGATTTGGCACTTCATGCACCAGTCAAAGCAACTCTACTGACCCTATTAAGTCCAACATCACGCGCACAAGTAAAATCAGATCAGAAATATATTCCAGTTGTTGACATGATGTGCTCAGCTCTTAAAAATACAACAGATAAAAATGTACAAATTGAAATATTAGATATATTTAAGACACTCTGTGATCATACTCTTAGTATTATGCAAGAGGAACATATTGAATCTTTTGAGATTCGTTTAACACATTCAGTTCCTAGCAAGGAACCGTTACTATCAATAATCACTGCCCTCATTGATATTCTTGCAAATGCAACCAAGTATTCATCAGATGTATTAGAAAATACACTACGTATTCTTTTATCACTTACTCATCACAACTACGGACTGTATCACGTTAAAAGCTGCTTAGAAAATAATCTCGGGACGTTGAAGTCATTCTTGGAGCACGTGGCGACTGTGGAAAATGCTGAGGATGaggataaaaaagtaaatccaACACTTACAGTAACTTTCCTGGAAAGTTTAATAACCTGCGGTAAATTTGAGAGACGATCGTTGTATCTTCGGCTGTCTCAGCTGGCAACTTTGATCATGTGGGATAAAAATGAAACCCATCcgttggaaaaaatttcaggtaCTGCGGAGTTAGTTAATGATCTAAAAGCAGCGGTTGAGAATAAAGATGAAAAAGAACCGATTCCAGAAATGCTTGAACCTCTTTTACCAACTCCGGACGCGTTATTAAATCAATTCTCACAGAGATCAATCAAGAGGTCAAGATCACCGATACCGAGAGCACGAAAACGGTTCAGTGGAACTGGTAGcctggaaaataataataccgtTGATTTGATAGCGTTAGCTACTGAATTATTACCAgcagattttaatttaataactgCAACGCAAATGCTTTGCTCGAAAACTCTATCAAAAGACATCCTGGAATCAGGACAAACGAAGGAAGAAAATTCACGTGATACCCGCGAGCTCCAGAAGCCACCAACTGTGCCCACAGCAAAGACGAAAATGCCTTTTGTTTCTCCAATGCGTGGCCGTGCACAATTTGTGAGCTCACGTGGCGGGTTAACGTCTGGTGGAGTTGGCCGAGGCGCTGATCCGTTCAGATCGAGACCCCCGAACACATCACGACCGCCCTCACTGCACGTCGACGACTTTGTAGCACTGGAAACTTGCGGCGCACAACCAACTGGACCCACTGGCTACAATAAATTAAGTGTTCGAGGTACATGTCCACCTAGAGGCGTCATCACCGGACCAAGATGTCGACCTTGGATGGAACCACGACCACCGTACATGCgttag
- the LOC130669537 gene encoding FAD-linked sulfhydryl oxidase ALR, producing the protein MNPNEKPCRTCMDFKSWAKIQKKAYDTEQAHNTTVNTEYKEALISAERKLKNCPLDKDELGSATWSFLHTMAAYYPEKPTTQETRDMKTFFNVFSKFYPCAPCREDLQEQLKKRPPETASREELSQWLCDVHNEVNKKLDKPVFDCSLVNQRWRDGWLNGSCD; encoded by the exons atgaatCCCAATGAAAAACCATGTCGGACTTGTATGGACTTTAAATCCTGggctaaaattcaaaaaaaggcCTATGACACTGAGCAG gcGCATAATACAACAGTAAATACTGAATACAAAGAAGCACTGATATCAGCTgaacgtaaattaaaaaattgtcctTTGGATAAAGATGAATTGGGCTCGGCGACATGGTCATTTTTGCACACGATGGCAGCTTATTATCCGGAAAAACCAACAACTCAGGAGACTCGAGACATGAAAACGTTTTTCAACgtattctcaaaattttatccatGTGCACCGTGTCGTGAAGACTTACAGGAACAGTTGAAAAAGAGGCCACCGGAAACAGCATCGCGGGAGGAGTTGAGCCAGTGGTTGTGCGACGTCCACAATGaggtgaataaaaaattagataaacCTGTCTTCGACTGTAGTCTAGTTAATCAAAGATGGAGAGACGGCTGGCTCAATGGTTCCTGTGATTAA
- the LOC130669535 gene encoding pentatricopeptide repeat-containing protein 1, mitochondrial, whose protein sequence is MFSARFKLITCGIRASNNYYNLKCHKQLAKSFSSFNFDDLKSSINDHQSIKFDTRSGYKNNRFFSTEHLVTEPKDPDVFGDISGDHYDQVELDDDEKEVEEFDKHESKVPRRLKMSPAQYAYLIKEHLTRGDLTEALKVLDLIKSNRDKPTTFMYNLLIRGHAVQGDLKKAWNLYNSLKKRDLKPNGATYTSILNACSNCPYHAQALETLEKLREEFLLKNIVLNEAHYNAMVKAYGFHNRLLEAFQIVDEMIDKKIGVGEATYNSLLFACNSDKESGLRHALIVWHMMKKRRITPTLITYNLMLRAIRDTKMGDLKVNDKFDGYLEGCQITLKDDSTPDLLANPPIVSSFVIDSMVNGDVSDVKMIGEGEKTKYKSAAASAVVETKNVLDIPLSEVHKKNKLILFGGYTGFIERMERDNVVPDAKTMTLLIETVPNSEAIEKNIITLARKKKVQLDIDFFNMLIKKRNRRCAYKQAKLVIDEIQHSGLSPNIITWGVLALGCHSRQEAQTLLDGMEMSGHRLNAVIAGTLIANATINNNFMFILDIMNLMAKKKIKPSKELYSILDNFQQKISKIVLKKVKSKHSDDPRYKTLYSKFNMRYARWQEEFGRVKHDMRKTKR, encoded by the exons ATGTTTTCAGcgagatttaaattaataacttgtGGCATAAGAgcaagtaataattattacaatttaaaatgtcATAAACAATTGGCTAAAAGTTTTTCTTCATTCAATTTTGATGATTTGAAGTCCAGTATAAATGATCatcaatcaataaaatttgacaCTAGGTCtggttataaaaataatagatttttttcaactgaaCATTTGGTGACAGAACCAAAAGACCCAGATGTATTTGGTGACATAAGCGGTGATCATTATGATCAAGTAGAGCTGGATGATGATGAAAAAGAGGTGGAAGAATTTGATAAACATGAGTCGAAAGTTCCAAGAAGATTGAAGATGAGTCCCGCACAGTATGCCTATTTGATAAAAGAACATTTGACACGTGGTGATTTGACAGAAGCATTAAAAGTACTCGATCTTATAAAGAGTAATCGCGATAAACCAACGACTTTTATGTACAATCTTTTGATCCGGGGTCATGCTGTCCAGggcgatttaaaaaaagcatggAATTTATACAATTCATTGAAGAAAAGAGATTTGAAACCAAATGGAGCGACTTACACCAGTATATTAAACGCTTGTTCTAATTGTCCATACCATGCGCAGGCTTTGGAAACACTGGAGAAACTTCGTGaagaatttttactaaaaaatattgtgcTGAACGAAGCCCATTACAACGCAATGGTCAAAGCCTATGGTTTTCACAATCGATTGCTGGAAGCTTTTCAAATTGTCGATGAAATGATTGACAAGAAGATAGGTGTCGGCGAAGCCACGTACAATTCATTGCTGTTTGCTTGTAACTCTGATAAAGAATCTGGCTTGAGACATGCCCTGATTGTCTGGCACATGATGAAGAAAAGACGTATCACGCCCACgttaattacttacaatttaATGCTACGTGCTATCAGGGACACCAAGATGGGAGACCTCAaagttaatgataaatttgatgGGTATCTTGAAGGCTGTCAGATTACTCTTAAAGACGACAGTACACCGGATTTATTAGCAAATCCACCGATAGTCTCATCTTTTGTTATTGATTCTATGGTCAATGGAGATGTATCGGATGTCAAGATGATCGGTGAAGGTGAGAAAACAAAATACAAGTCAGCTGCAGCCAGCGCGGTGGTTGAAACAAAGAATGTACTGGATATTCCACTGAGTGAAGTACATAAGAAAAATAAGTTGATACTTTTTGGTGGGTATACGGGATTCATTGAGCGAATGGAACGTGATAATGTCGTGCCAGATGCTAAAACAATGACACTGCTGATTGAAACAGTACCGAATTCAGAAGCTATTGAGAAGAATATAATAACATTGGCAAGAAAGAAAAAGGTCCAGCTggacattgatttttttaatatgctCATCAAGAAGAGGAATCGTCGCTGTGCTTACAAACAAgctaaa tTAGTGATCGACGAAATCCAACACAGCGGCTTGTCTCCAAATATAATTACTTGGGGAGTGCTCGCGTTAGGATGCCATTCGCGTCAAGAAGCCCAAACACTTCTTGATGGTATGGAGATGTCTGGTCATCGGTTAAATGCAGTTATTGCTGGTACACTTATTGCCAATgctacgataaataataatttcatgttTATTCTTGATATAATGAATCTTATggcgaagaaaaaaataaaaccgtcAAAGGAATTGTACTCAATATTAGATAATTTTCAGCAGAAGATATCGAAAATTGTATTAAAGAAA gtAAAATCAAAACACTCAGATGATCCACgttacaaaacattatattcaaaattcaatatgCGGTACGCCAGATGGCAAGAAGAGTTTGGTCGTGTCAAGCACGACATGAGAAAAactaaaagataa